A window of Fusarium oxysporum Fo47 chromosome II, complete sequence genomic DNA:
GCACCAGTTGTGCTGAACGAGGCGCTTCCCCGCAATCAAGGCTAGCAGAGGGTATTTAGAGGGCGCACGCCAATGATAGACGAAGAATAACAAAGACATAAAAGAGAGCAATCAAACTGAGCAGGCAGTGACAAGAATCATCATCAGACTCGCTCATACTATACAATTAGCATCATGTCTGCAACCACTACCATCCAAGCCCAAAGCGGCACCCTTACCATCGCGCCCAAATCCACCCACGGTCATGAACTGAAAGACAAAACCCCCCTGCAAGCAATGTCTCACGGCGATGTCGTCCTCAGCGGCATCCCCTCGCACCCCGACTTCTCCTCCCAGCGCCAATGGCAGCTCGAGCACATGGCCGCCGCCTTTCGCCACTGGCACCGTGAAGGCTACGTTGAAGGCATGAGCGGTCACATTTCCGTGCGCGACCCAGAATTCACCGACGCTTTCTGGACGAACCCCCTCGGACGACACTTTGGTCTGTTGAAAGTTAGCGATATGATCCTCGTTAACCTCGAGGGAGAGGTCATTGGGGGGAACCGCTCAAGGCCACCTAACACAGCGGGGTTTCTGATCCATGCTTCTATTCATAAAGCTAGGAGTGATGTGCACGCTATTTGTCACTGTCACAGTATTCATGGAAAAGCATGGTCTGTGTTCGGCAAACGTCTCGAAATGCTAACGCAAGACGCGTGTAAATTTCGAGGCGATGCGCACAGCGTTTACGACAGTTACGGCGGCGTCGTGCTAGGTAGTGAAGAAGGAGACCGCATCGCAGCAGCCATGGGCCCCAAAGGAAAAGGCTGCATTTTAAGAAACCACGGTATTCTCACGGTTGGGCAGACTGTGGACGAGGCAGCATGGCTGTATACGTCTATGGAGAACAGTTGTCGTGTCCAACTTCTCGCCGAGGCTGCAGCGGCGAATGGCATGCCCAAGGTTCTGattgaggacgaggaggccAATTTCAACTTTGACGTCGAGAGTGATCCTGAGATTTGCTACTGTGAGTTTCAGGTTTATTATGATTTGGAGGATGAGATGTCCAATGGGGCTTTTAAGAAGTAGGAGTACGAGATGCAGCATTATCTTGCCTTTCGCCCGCAGTGTCGTTGGTTCATTGATAGCTAACTGATGGAGATGTCGAACCACAAAGTAACAATCAAACATGTTCTCTTGTCAAACTTGAGGCAGTATTCTAGATAGGCTGTGAATGGACCATGTTCTTTTGGTCACGTTTCCATAGATTTCTTCATACTGCGTGGCGTCAAGTGCGTTTGTGGATTTAACTTCCCACAGCTTGAGGATTTCGTGCCTCTTGTGTTATGCAAACCTTATCAACAACAGCTGACTTCGTGAATTATTGCTTTATTCTCTCCTTATCCAATCCCAGGCGGCCTTTCCCTTCCTATCCTCTTGTCTTCTCTATTTGATAATATCTACAGAGACATCTAGCATCTCTCTCTGACAAGTGTCTCTTTAATTATCCCGTGCCTTTCGCATCGTAGAAGAGTAAAAGGGCGAGAATGGTCGACTTCGCGTCCTTTGAGCATAAGACCTTCTAATTATATCCGACTTTCCAAAAAGAGATAGGAGGAAGCAGCCTAGCCTATTCGTTCCAATTGCAATCCTGACCTTGTGAAGACAAGAACAGCTAAAGACGCCATCCTATTCCCAGGGCCACTGTTTCGCGTACTGCTTCGTAGGCATGCCAGAAGCCTGAGACTTGGATTGAGGTTGGCCAAATGCCTGAGAGCTCCGTGAACGAGAACCATGCATCGTAGCCCTA
This region includes:
- a CDS encoding class II aldolase/adducin N-terminal translates to MSATTTIQAQSGTLTIAPKSTHGHELKDKTPLQAMSHGDVVLSGIPSHPDFSSQRQWQLEHMAAAFRHWHREGYVEGMSGHISVRDPEFTDAFWTNPLGRHFGLLKVSDMILVNLEGEVIGGNRSRPPNTAGFLIHASIHKARSDVHAICHCHSIHGKAWSVFGKRLEMLTQDACKFRGDAHSVYDSYGGVVLGSEEGDRIAAAMGPKGKGCILRNHGILTVGQTVDEAAWLYTSMENSCRVQLLAEAAAANGMPKVLIEDEEANFNFDVESDPEICYCEFQVYYDLEDEMSNGAFKK